The Verrucomicrobiales bacterium genomic interval ACACGGCGCACCACCTCCTCCTGCTGGAAAACAGTTTGATCCCAGGTTCGTGCAACCGGCCAGCTGGCTCGTGCCGCCGCCACTCAGCGATGAGCAAATCGCGTTGCAGAGCCGAGCCATGCGAGCTCGAAGTGATGAGGAGAAACGTGAGGCTTTGGACTGGGCGATGAAAAACAACATGCCGGTCCGAGGTGAAACCACCAATGGCGCAACCTACGAACTCATGGCGGTTCGGGAGGGCGTTCCTTCCTATGTCACCACTGAGAATGCCAACGCCGCCATCTCGACGGGTGTGGACCCATATTTAAGGTCGGTTTACAGCGACGTCAGTCTGACGGGAGAGGGCTGGGGCATTGGGGTGTGGGAAGCGGGGCCGGCCCGGTCTACCCATCGCGAATTGTATGACGGTTCATCGTATCACGCGGTGTTTGTGGATCTAGGTGCGGGGCCCAACTACAGCAACATTCCGAATGAAAGCCATGCCACCCACGTCGTTGGCACGCTCGTGGGCAGGGGTGTCACTCCCGCTGCGAAGGGGATGGCGCCGGGAGCTTTCGCCTACGTTCAAGATTGGAATGGCTATCTCAGTGAATTGCTGGCGGAAGGCGCATCCGCGCCGGGTCAACGAAGGAAAGTCTACGTCTCCAACCATTCGTGGGGATATGTCGGGGGATGGTATAATTACTCATCACCCCCTCAGATTGAGTCGGTTCAGTATCCCTTTGCGGGTTGGTATTGGCACGGCCAATCCGGCGCCAATGAATCAGCCCTATTCGGACAGTACGGAGATGAGGCGAGGAACCTCGATGTGGCCACGCGAATGGTCCCTTATCATCTGCCTTTCATGGCCTCTGGAAATTCGAGGGGAAAATCGCCTGGTTTTTTGGATGTCGCGTACTGGCCGAGCCCCAATAGACGATACCAATCGGGAATTTGGGGGCTTACAACCGGATCCGCCCCGGGTGCGAACGGAGGAAGCGATGGGTACGACACCATTCCGACCTTGGCCAACGCCAAGAACATCATGACGGTTGGCAACCTCAAGGACGCCATCTCGGGAGGGGAGCGCTCCGTGAATGGAATCAATTTGGTCGATTCTTCGAGCATGGGACCCACCGATGATGGGCGCATCAAGCCGGACATCGTTGCAAATGGCGAGGAGCTCTACTCCAGCGACAAAGGAAGCGACGATGATTATTCCCGTAAGACCGGAACCAGCATGGCCACTCCCAACGCCTCTGGCGGCGCGATTCTGCTGCACGAGTATTACACGCGATCGACAGGCCAGTATATGCGAGCGAGTACGCTCAAGGCACTGATCATTCACACGGCTACGGACCTCGATGTTCCGGGCCCGGACTACAAGACCGGCTGGGGTTTGATGGATGCGGGTAACGCGTTGGTCACGCTTTTCAATCATGAAACTCAGCCCGCCGCTCACCATATCGTGGAAGCGGTTTTGTCGGATGCGACACCTGAGTATCGCCTGGGCTTTACAGCGACAAACCTCTCCTTATTGACGGCCACACTGTGTTGGACGGACGTCGCCGGGCCGTCGTTGTCAGGTTTGAATAATCGAACCAGCGCTGTGGTCAACGATCTCGACCTTCGAATCATCGACCCGAATGGGTTCGTCTTCTACCCGGCCCGTTTGGATGTGAATAACCCGAAGGCTGCGGCCACATATGGAGACAACACCAAGGATACAGTGGAGAAGGTTTCGTTTCTGGCCCTCGCGAGCGGCAACTACGAACTCGTAGTAAGTCACAAGGGAACCTTGCAAGCCCCGAGCGACTGGAACGGCAATCAGCTCGCCGGCGGATCCGCGCAGCCCTTTTCCCTAATCCTCGACGGTCAGTTCGAAGAAGACAGCGGCACGCTGGCCGAGGGACTGGATCAGCCTCCGACCCGAGCCTTCAATCTCTCAACCAATCGGGCTTGGGTCTATCAAACCGAGTCAACTTCCGTGGGCGGTAACCGCATCGCGTCGATTTCTCCAGGCCATGGTAAAACCCATGCGTTCCAAACGGTGAGTCAAGGGCCGCAACAACTCACTTTCCGTTGGGGTGTCAGCTCCGAAGCGAATCGGGACAAGCTTCGGTTCCTCATCAACAATGTCCTTGTGGAGGAGATCTCAGGCGAAGTGGCCACCAAGCCGCACTCAAGAAACCTGCCAAGCGGGACGCATACACTTCGGTGGGAATACGTGAAGGATGCGAGTGTCAGTTCGGGCCAGGACCGTGGGTGGGTGGACGAGCTTCAATTCTTGGATCCGCCGCCCCCGCCCGCCAGCTATGCGCAGAACTTCGATTCACAGGCTCTCGGAAGCAAGGAGTTCAATGACTTTTCCAAACTCACGACGGATGCTCCCGCAGTGCCCGGCGTACACAGCATCAATGGACAAAAGCGGCTCCGCCTCACGGCGGCCGACACGCTGCATACACGAGCCCAGTTCGTGCTCCCGGCTCTGGCGCCGTCCACATACGGATTCTTCGCGCAGTTTGATTATCTGATCACTCCTCCGGACGCAGGACCCATCGCGGATGGATTCGGCTTTTATCTGAAGCCAGCGGCCGCCGGTATCGATAGCGAGAGCAACCAGGTGGGTGGGTACTCCTCGGGCATTGGGGTCGAATTCATCACGTTCGGTGCGCCACGTCACCTCATCCGCATCAATGGTGCGGAGCAGCCGGGTGCTTATGCAGAGAGCCCCGCTACAGGCGTTGTCACCCGGGTCATGATCGACTACCGCACCCAACCTGGGAAGCAAGGCACCCTCACCGTGGTGGCGGGTGGGCAGACGATCCTGGACACCGTTCCTGTGCCGGCGGATTTCCAGCCGACATCCACAGACGTGTTCGCATTTGCAGCACGGACGGGAGGCTTCGGTGAAACACTATCGATCGATAATGTCCAGGTCCGATCCCGCGTCAGCGACGAAAGGAGCTACAGTCAGGACTTCACCGAGTATGCGAACGGTGCCCGTATTTTCAAGGATGGAAGCGTGCTCGCTTCGGATACTGGGGCGGCTAGGGTGAACAAGAATCCGAATGGACGCGCGTTCCTTATCATGACCGCGGCCGAAACCCCATGGACCCGCACTCAGTGGGTTCTGCCAGGATTGGTTCCATCCACCTACGGTTTTACCGCCCGCTTCTCCTACGCGATTGCAAAGCCCCCGACGGGACAGTGGGCGGATGGATTTGGCTTTTATCTCAGGCCTGCAGACGAACCGGTGGACGTGGACAATAATCAGGTCGGAGGATACGCCAAAGGTCTGGGTGTTGAGTTCATTACATTCTCCAACCCTCGCCACCAGATTCGGGCGAACAACCAGGTCCTTCCCGAGACATATCCGGTGTCGCCCCACGTCGACGGTCAATTCTCGGCAGTGGTCATTGACTACGACGCGTATCCTGGAAAGACGGGCAGCCTGAGTTTGAATATTGGTGGCACTCAGGTGCTCTCACGAGTTCCGGTTGACTATATGACGGCGCTGGACGACGTGTTCACCTTTGTCGCTCGCACGGGTGGATTCTCTGAAACACTTGTGATCGACGATGTGCAGATCATACCCAAGTCGCAGCGCCCTCCCGGAAACGTCACCGCTCGCTTTATGAATCGAGTTGGGTCAGCGTTGCTGGTGGAGGTGAAATGGGATACGGAACCCGGTGGAGTCTACGAGGTTTATGTGAGTCAGGATCTGGTGAACTGGCAGCTGACTCGCACGTATACTGCGACCTCCTCCACACTGGGGATCACGAATGTTTCGCCCGCCGATGAGGACACCCGGCTGTTCTTCAAGATCGTGAGACAACAGTAAGGTGGCAATTGTGTGGCTCGAGTAAGTTACAGCATGACACGTCGCACAGGATCGCAGCCGCATTCCAGTATTCGCCGAGGACTCGTTCAACCTCGTCTCCTACACAAAGGAGACGCCTTCCTCTCCCCCTGTAGGAGACGACGTCAGGAGTCCTTGGCCTCCTCCTTTCCTCCTTTGTCGGTTATGTGCAGCTACGCATAACCGACAAAGGCGGGGAACAGTGGCACCGTCCACCTCGTGAGAGCCACCTCCCTATGGACTGCGCGTGGCATGCCACCGCTTTTCCTTCGGGCCACAACCGGTGTCGGGTGCCGGGTGCCGTGCCAGGTGCTCTCGTCACGCCGAAACAGTCTTGGCGAAGGCGGAAGGTGCCAGGTGGCGGGAGAACGGGAACACGTCCGAGGACGGCCCACACTACAACTCCGGAATCCCACCAGATGGAGATGGACACAGACTCATCGGCGCTTTAAGAGTCTCGGTAAGCAGAACCACCCCGGCAAGTGTTAACCGAGTTCTGGATCTGCGTTTTAAGGGAGGAAGTATCCATGAAAGAAGAAGAGAACGTTGTATCGTTGGGCAGTCCTGTGCCCTCAGAACCTCAGGAGGAGATCCCCATCTTTGCCGATGACCGCGAAACCGGACAGCCGGTTCTCGCCGCACTCCACAAACTTGGGTTCGCCCAAGCGAGCGTCGTGCATCTGAGCCTCGGGGATTACCAATTGGGTGGCCAGCTCATCGTTGAGCGAAAAACAGTGAAGGACTTCGTCGCCTCGATCATTGATGGACGATTGTTCGCGCAAGCTTCGCGACTGAGCCAAACCGCCGAGCATAGCTGCCTCATCCTTGAAGGTCCCGGGAGGGACCTTGCCGACTCAGGAATGAGTCGCGAATCGATCCAGGGAGCGCTCATCACATTGCAACTGATCTTCCATCTCCCAGTCCTGCGCTCAACCGATCCAGAGGAGACCGCACGCTTGATGATATTCGCCTGGCGACAACTGGTCCGCCAGGAGAAGGACCAGGTGAATCGCGGGGGGCGTCGGCCCAAACGGAAAAGGCGCGCTCAACTTCTCGCCTTGCAAGCGTTGCCATCGGTTGGACCCAAACGGGCGGAGCTCCTGCTCGAGCGCTTCGGATCCGTCCGCGCGGTCATGAATGCCAGCACGGTGGAGCTCGAGGCGATCCCCGGAATCAGAGCCAAAACCATCCAGGCCATGCAATGGGTGCTCGACTAGTAGGCCGTCGGACTTAGAATACTGTTTTGTCTTTTCAAGCATCAGGGTCCTTCTCCGCCTCCCCGCACGCAGTGCCTTCTAGCAGCAACCAAAGTCGACGCGATGCGATGATGCTTCCTCACCTTACAACAGACGTCCCATCGCGCCTGCGGTGGTTGCTGCTAGGGACGGTTTTCACTGAGCGTCCACCTTCTCTTGATCTGGCTTACTGTCCCACATGTCCCGGTAGGCGTGGATGTAATAGGCAGTTGCTACAGGATCGATCTTGAAGTAGTAACGGCAGAGGGATTTGAATACTTCCAGGCCTTTAGGGACGCACGCGCAGTCCAAGAGCTGATCGAGCGTGTGTTCGATCTCTTGAACGTCACGGGAGCGGATGCGAATCAGGTGTTGGACCACGGGATCCAGAGTCTCCGCATTCTGCAGCTGAAGACGGTTTATGGCGACAGCAATGGATCTGATTTTGGCGAAACCGTCATCGGAGCCACAGCCGGTGACACTCGCGCCGCGATCTCGGGCTCCCTTGGATCTTGGTTTCTTCACCTTTGCAGCCATAACGTGCTCTTACATACGTGCTCTTACATTTTCGAGCTCATGCTGATCCGAGGACCTCCCCGAATCAACCCAGAACAAAGATCTCCGGATAGGCCAATCGGACGGTTGATCGCTTGACCGAATGCAGGCTCGACTCGATAGCTTCAGACACTCTAAACTTCTAGCCACTGATTCGTTCAAGAATGAAGCGGAACTCTACCAGGCAACCACGCTGCATCGTCATCGCCGGTCCAAACGGCGCCGGGAAGACTACGTTCGCTCGACAGTTTCTACACCGTGACGCAGGAATGCTAAACTTTGTAAACGCTGACCTGATCGCTGGCGGACTTTCGCCGCTACAACCGGAATTGGCAAACCTAGCCGCAGGGCGTCTGTTTCTGAACGAACTCGACCGGTTGGCGGGCGCTCGCGCCGACTTTGCTTTCGAGACCACCTTAAGCGGTTTGACCTACATTGACCGTTTGAAGAGGTGGAAAGCTTCTGGCTACCGAATCGAGATCGTCTTCCTCCGATTGCCTTCTACCCGACTGGCTCTTCGACGTATTGCCATTCGGGTCCGGCAGGGAGGCCATCACGTGCCCCGGCAAGACGTGCTTCGGCGATTTGTGCGAGGGTGGGACAATTTCCAATCCGCTTATCGGCTTCTCGCCGACTCATGGGCAGTCTATGACAACTCTGGCATCTTGCCCAAACTACTCGAAAAAGGACCATGAAACCCAAGACAGTGAAACCTGAGACCGCCGAATTCGCCAAAGCAGTTGGCCGCGGACTGCGACGCTCTGCCAAGGCAGCACGGGAGATAGCCCGTATGCATGGCACACCAATCTACATCTGGAAAAACGGTAAAGTCGTGGCGCAAAAGCCGTAAGGCGCACCCGGGATTCCGATGTAGGAAACCTTGTCTTTGATGACTCCGCCCCTACGAAATATGGGGACATCCAAACTCCGCGGACCCGGTTCACGTTCAAACCCGCCGCAGTTTCCGCCGGCTATTCCTTCCCGAGCCCAGCGCCACCCGGGCCGTATGGCGACAAGCTTTCAGTATTTCAAGATCAGAATCCCAACGGGCGCTGGCAATTGTACGTGAACAGCGTATTCGACGAAGGCCGCGGTCAACTGGGACGAGGGTGGGGCATAACCCTATACGGGCCAACCCGCACCGAAGCCTACTTTGAATCGGTGTTTCGTGATGAGGATGAGGATGAAGTCGTTTTGAGGTGGGCAAGGGCTGAAGGATTCAAGCTTCAGCGC includes:
- a CDS encoding S8 family serine peptidase; amino-acid sequence: MKELFNLAAGSTSKKRATRWYSWFFGGLTLPLLLAWLWNHQTPQPSALRDSTERSSLFQVAPAPAVPTPVPSSVPSRSQPAAGDSVAARTSQPLYSAVQVASTPPVTNTFDPAAFSPTISHGAPPPPAGKQFDPRFVQPASWLVPPPLSDEQIALQSRAMRARSDEEKREALDWAMKNNMPVRGETTNGATYELMAVREGVPSYVTTENANAAISTGVDPYLRSVYSDVSLTGEGWGIGVWEAGPARSTHRELYDGSSYHAVFVDLGAGPNYSNIPNESHATHVVGTLVGRGVTPAAKGMAPGAFAYVQDWNGYLSELLAEGASAPGQRRKVYVSNHSWGYVGGWYNYSSPPQIESVQYPFAGWYWHGQSGANESALFGQYGDEARNLDVATRMVPYHLPFMASGNSRGKSPGFLDVAYWPSPNRRYQSGIWGLTTGSAPGANGGSDGYDTIPTLANAKNIMTVGNLKDAISGGERSVNGINLVDSSSMGPTDDGRIKPDIVANGEELYSSDKGSDDDYSRKTGTSMATPNASGGAILLHEYYTRSTGQYMRASTLKALIIHTATDLDVPGPDYKTGWGLMDAGNALVTLFNHETQPAAHHIVEAVLSDATPEYRLGFTATNLSLLTATLCWTDVAGPSLSGLNNRTSAVVNDLDLRIIDPNGFVFYPARLDVNNPKAAATYGDNTKDTVEKVSFLALASGNYELVVSHKGTLQAPSDWNGNQLAGGSAQPFSLILDGQFEEDSGTLAEGLDQPPTRAFNLSTNRAWVYQTESTSVGGNRIASISPGHGKTHAFQTVSQGPQQLTFRWGVSSEANRDKLRFLINNVLVEEISGEVATKPHSRNLPSGTHTLRWEYVKDASVSSGQDRGWVDELQFLDPPPPPASYAQNFDSQALGSKEFNDFSKLTTDAPAVPGVHSINGQKRLRLTAADTLHTRAQFVLPALAPSTYGFFAQFDYLITPPDAGPIADGFGFYLKPAAAGIDSESNQVGGYSSGIGVEFITFGAPRHLIRINGAEQPGAYAESPATGVVTRVMIDYRTQPGKQGTLTVVAGGQTILDTVPVPADFQPTSTDVFAFAARTGGFGETLSIDNVQVRSRVSDERSYSQDFTEYANGARIFKDGSVLASDTGAARVNKNPNGRAFLIMTAAETPWTRTQWVLPGLVPSTYGFTARFSYAIAKPPTGQWADGFGFYLRPADEPVDVDNNQVGGYAKGLGVEFITFSNPRHQIRANNQVLPETYPVSPHVDGQFSAVVIDYDAYPGKTGSLSLNIGGTQVLSRVPVDYMTALDDVFTFVARTGGFSETLVIDDVQIIPKSQRPPGNVTARFMNRVGSALLVEVKWDTEPGGVYEVYVSQDLVNWQLTRTYTATSSTLGITNVSPADEDTRLFFKIVRQQ
- a CDS encoding AAA family ATPase; the encoded protein is MKRNSTRQPRCIVIAGPNGAGKTTFARQFLHRDAGMLNFVNADLIAGGLSPLQPELANLAAGRLFLNELDRLAGARADFAFETTLSGLTYIDRLKRWKASGYRIEIVFLRLPSTRLALRRIAIRVRQGGHHVPRQDVLRRFVRGWDNFQSAYRLLADSWAVYDNSGILPKLLEKGP